TGGGTCAGCTCAAGCTGGTGGGTGCCGACGCCGCCGCCGCACTGGAAACGCTGCTGCCCGTCGACGTGCTGGGCCTGGGCTTGCACAAGCAGCGCTACGGCCTGTTGCTGACCGACGAAGGCACCATCATCGACGACCTGATGTTCGTCAACTGGGGCGACCCTGCGACCACCGGCGAAACCCTGCCGCGCGCCGAGGGCGAAGGCCCCGGCCCGCAGCTTTTCCTGATCGTCAACGGCGCCTGCAAAGCCGGCGACATCGCCCACATCCATGCCCGCATCGGTCAGCGCTGCCAGGTGCTGCCGATGCCCGAACGCGCGCTGCTGGCGCTGCAAGGGCCCCAAGCGGTGGACGCGCTGGCCCGCGTGGTGCCAGGCGTCGAAGCGCTGGTATTCATGACCGGCGCGCCCTTCGCCTGGAACGGCGGCAGCCTGTACATCACCCGCAGCGGCTATACGGGCGAAGACGGCTTCGAGATTTCCGTGCACGCATCGCAGGCCGAAGCCTTCGCGCGCGCCCTGCTGGCGCAGCCCGAGGTGCTGCCCATCGGCCTGGGCGCGCGCAACTCGCTGCGCCTGGAAGCCGGCCTGTGCCTGTACGGCAACGACATCGACACCACCACCACGCCGGTGGAAGCGGGGCTGAACTGGGCCATCCAGAAAGTGCGCCGCACCGGGGGCGAACGCGCAGGCGGCTTTCCGGGTGCAGAGCGGGTGCTGGCGCAGCTGAGCGGCGAAAGCGCCCCCACGCGCCGCCGCGTCGGCCTGATCGCCAAGGAACGCATTCCGGTGCGCGAACCGGCCGCGCTGGAAAACCTGGACGGACAAGCCATCGGCCAGGTGACCAGCGGCCTGCT
This genomic interval from Ottowia oryzae contains the following:
- the gcvT gene encoding glycine cleavage system aminomethyltransferase GcvT; amino-acid sequence: MSATPPSDLLKTPLYDLHVALGARMVPFAGYSMPVQYPTGLMAEHKHTRASAGLFDVSHMGQLKLVGADAAAALETLLPVDVLGLGLHKQRYGLLLTDEGTIIDDLMFVNWGDPATTGETLPRAEGEGPGPQLFLIVNGACKAGDIAHIHARIGQRCQVLPMPERALLALQGPQAVDALARVVPGVEALVFMTGAPFAWNGGSLYITRSGYTGEDGFEISVHASQAEAFARALLAQPEVLPIGLGARNSLRLEAGLCLYGNDIDTTTTPVEAGLNWAIQKVRRTGGERAGGFPGAERVLAQLSGESAPTRRRVGLIAKERIPVREPAALENLDGQAIGQVTSGLLSPMLDQPIAMAYVGADYAAIGTEVFAMVRGKGVPMVVSAMPFLPPRYHRG